One Phocoena sinus isolate mPhoSin1 chromosome 14, mPhoSin1.pri, whole genome shotgun sequence genomic region harbors:
- the LOC116765082 gene encoding tubulin alpha-3 chain codes for MPSDKTIGGGDDSFNTFFSETGAGKHVPRAVFVDLEPTVVDEVRTGTYRQLFHPEQLITGKEDAANNYARGHYTIGKEIVDLVLDRIRKLADLCTGLQGFLIFHSFGGGTGSGFASLLMERLSVDYGKKSKLEFAIYPAPQVSTAVVEPYNSILTTHTTLEHSDCAFMVDNEAIYDICRRNLDIERPTYTNLNRLIGQIVSSITASLRFDGALNVDLTEFQTNLVPYPRIHFPLATYAPVISAEKAYHEQLSVAEITNACFEPANQMVKCDPRHGKYMACCMLYRGDVVPKDVNAAIATIKTKRTIQFVDWCPTGFKVGINYQPPTVVPGGDLAKVQRAVCMLSNTTAIAEAWARLDHKFDLMYAKRAFVHWYVGEGMEEGEFSEAREDLAALEKDYEEVGVDSVEAEAEEGEEY; via the exons ATGCCAAGCGACAAAACCATCGGCGGTGGGGATGACTCGTTCAACACGTTCTTCAGTGAGACCGGGGCTGGCAAGCATGTGCCCAGAGCCGTGTTCGTGGACCTGGAGCCCACCGTGGTCG ATGAAGTGCGCACGGGGACCTACAGGCAGCTCTTCCACCCGGAGCAGCTGATCACCGGGAAGGAGGACGCGGCCAATAACTACGCCAGAGGCCATTACACCATCGGCAAGGAGATCGTCGATCTGGTCCTGGACCGGATCCGCAAACTG GCGGACCTGTGCACGGGCCTGCAGGGCTTCCTCATCTTCCACAGCTTCGGGGGCGGCACTGGCTCGGGCTTTGCGTCTCTGCTCATGGAGCGGCTCTCGGTGGACTACGGCAAGAAGTCCAAGCTGGAGTTCGCCATCTACCCGGCCCCCCAGGTGTCTACAGCTGTGGTGGAGCCCTACAACTCCATCCTGACCACGCACACGACCCTGGAGCACTCGGACTGTGCCTTCATGGTGGACAACGAGGCCATCTATGACATCTGCCGGCGCAACCTGGACATCGAGCGGCCCACGTACACCAACCTTAACCGTCTGATCGGGCAGATCGTGTCCTCCATCACGGCCTCCCTGCGCTTTGACGGTGCCCTCAACGTGGACCTGACGGAGTTCCAGACCAACCTGGTGCCCTACCCCCGCATCCACTTCCCCCTGGCCACGTACGCCCCAGTCATCTCGGCCGAGAAGGCCTACCATGAGCAGCTGTCCGTGGCCGAGATCACCAACGCCTGCTTCGAGCCGGCCAACCAGATGGTCAAGTGTGACCCTCGTCACGGCAAGTACATGGCCTGCTGCATGCTGTATAGGGGGGACGTGGTCCCCAAAGACGTCAATGCGGCCATCGCCACCATCAAGACCAAGCGCACCATCCAGTTTGTGGACTGGTGCCCAACTGGGTTCAAG GTGGGCATCAACTACCAGCCCCCCACGGTGGTCCCAGGGGGAGACCTGGCCAAGGTGCAGCGGGCCGTGTGCATGCTGAGCAACACCACAGCCATTGCCGAGGCCTGGGCCCGCCTGGACCACAAGTTCGACCTCATGTATGCCAAGCGCGCCTTTGTGCACTGGTATGTGGGGGAGGGCATGGAGGAGGGCGAGTTCTCGGAGGCCCGGGAGGACCTGGCAGCGCTGGAGAAAGATTACGAAGAGGTGGGCGTGGACTCGGTGGAAGCGGAGGCCGAGGAAGGGGAAGAGTACTGA
- the SLC7A4 gene encoding cationic amino acid transporter 4 produces MASGLPSTAGLARFCQKLKRLKPLEEATMETSLQRCLSALDLTLLGVGSMVGSGLYVLTGTVAKEITGPAVIVSFTVAAVASLLAALCYAEFGARVPRTGSAYLFTYVSMGELWAFLIGWNLVLEYVIAGAAVARAWSGYLDAMFDHHIRNFTEAHVGIWQVPLLARYPDFLAAGILLLASTFVSCGARVSSWLNHTLSAISMVVILFIIILGFVLARSHNWSKEEGGFAPFGFSGIMAGTATCFYAFVGFDVIAASSEEARNPKQAVPLAIAISLGLAASAYILVSTVLTLMVPWHSLDPNSALADAFYQRGYSWAGYLVATGSICAMTTVLLNGLFCLPRIIYAMAADGLFFQAFAYVHPRTQVPLVGILVFGVLTVLVALLLDLEALVQFLSIGTLLAYTFVAISIIVLRFQKAPLSSSPSPASPRPAAKEYNSFSDHIELVGTEQVPAPEPGQLRPALRPYLGFLDRCSPGVAVASAICVLVASAITLGCVLIFGDSALHLPRWGYILLLLLCSIMFLLSLLVLGAHQQQRQQDTFQIPMVPLIPALSILLNICLMLKLSYLTWVRFSIWLLVGLLVYFGYGIWHSKENQRELPGLTITHYVVFSSGSLEETVQVVQPPSQVPAQDPSSP; encoded by the exons ATGGCTTCAGGACTGCCCAGCACTGCTGGCCTGGCGCGCTTCTGCCAGAAGCTGAAACGGCTGAAGCCGCTGGAGGAGGCCACCATGGAGACATCGCTGCAGCGCTGCCTGTCCGCGCTAGACCTGACCCTGCTGGGAGTGGGGTCCATGGTGGGCTCGGGCCTCTATGTGCTCACTGGTACCGTGGCCAAGGAGATAACCGGCCCGGCCGTGATCGTGTCCTTCACTGTGGCCGCGGTGGCCTCCCTGCTGGCGGCCCTGTGTTACGCTGAGTTTGGGGCACGCGTGCCCCGCACAGGCTCTGCCTACCTGTTCACCTATGTGTCCATGGGCGAGCTGTGGGCCTTCCTCATCGGCTGGAACCTGGTGCTCGAGTACGTCATAGCTGGTGCTGCTGTGGCCCGCGCCTGGAGCGGCTACCTGGACGCCATGTTTGACCACCACATCCGCAACTTCACCGAGGCCCATGTGGGCATCTGGCAGGTGCCCCTCCTGGCCAGATATCCTGACTTCCTGGCTGCCGGCATCCTACTTTTGGCCTCCACCTTCGTCTCCTGCGGAGCCCGTGTCTCCTCCTGGCTCAACCACACCTTATCTGCCATCAGCATGGTCGTCATCCTCTTCATCATCATCCTGGGGTTTGTCCTCGCCCGCTCACACAACTGGAGCAAGGAGGAGGGCGGCTTTGCACCCTTCGGCTTCTCCGGTATCATGGCCGGCACTGCGACCTGCTTCTATGCCTTCGTGGGCTTTGACGTCATTGCCGCCTCTAGTGAGGAGGCCCGGAACCCGAAGCAAGCCGTGCCCCTGGCCATTGCCATCTCGCTAGGCCTCGCAGCCAGCGCCTACATCCTGGTCTCCACGGTGCTCACCCTCATGGTGCCCTGGCACAGCCTGGACCCTAATTCAGCGCTCGCTGATGCCTTCTACCAGCGGGGCTACAGCTGGGCTGGCTACCTCGTGGCAACTGGCTCCATCTGCG CCATGACCACTGTCCTGCTCAACGGTCTCTTCTGCCTTCCCCGCATCATCTACGCCATGGCCGCCGACGGGCTATTCTTCCAGGCATTTGCCTACGTGCACCCCCGGACACAGGTGCCTCTGGTAGGCATCCTGGTGTTCGGGGTTCTCACGGTTTTGGTGGCGCTGCTGCTGGACCTCGAGGCATTGGTCCAGTTCCTGTCCATTGGCACACTGCTGGCCTACACCTTCGTGGCCATCAGCATTATCGTGCTGCGATTCCAGAAGGCCCCTCTGTCCAGTTCCCCAAGCCCAGCCAGCCCCCGCCCTGCGGCCAAGGAGTACAATTCCTTCTCAGACCACATAGAGCTGGTGGGCACCGAGCAGGTCCCAGCCCCCGAGCCTGGGCAGCTGCGGCCAGCCCTGAGGCCCTACTTGGGCTTCCTGGATAGGTGCAGCCCTGGAGTGGCCGTGGCTTCAGCGATCTGCGTCCTGGTGGCCTCAGCCATCACCCTGGGCTGTGTGCTGATCTTCGGGGACTCAGCCCTGCACCTCCCTCGCTGGGGCTACATCCTGCTGCTTCTGCTCTGCAGCATCATGTTTCTGCTCAGTCTCCTCGTCCTGGGGGCCCACCAGCAGCAACGCCAGCAGGACACCTTCCAG ATCCCCATGGTGCCCCTGATTCCAGCCCTGAGCATTCTTCTCAACATCTGTCTCATGCTGAAGCTGAGCTACCTGACCTGGGTGCGCTTCTCCATCTGGCTGCTGGTCG GACTCTTGGTATATTTCGGCTATGGCATCTGGCACAGCAAGGAGAACCAGCGGGAGCTGCCGGGGCTGACCATCACACACTATGTGGTTTTCTCTAGCGGCAGCCTGGAGGAGACAGTGCAGGTTGTGCAGCCCCCCAGCCAGGTGCCAGCCCAGGACCCCAGCAGTCCATGA